One part of the candidate division KSB1 bacterium genome encodes these proteins:
- a CDS encoding metallophosphoesterase, which produces MGQIERVGILSDSHDNLPAIRAAVRLFNDRKVDLVIHAGDLVAPFTAKEMKQLNCPFKIILGNNDGEILGLYRVYDGKVYQPPYQFKVNEKSVLVLHDPILLSALKETAKFDLIIYGHDHTASITQMPSGTIVVNPGECGGWLTGKHTVAIWDVVTHQVELIQLTL; this is translated from the coding sequence ATGGGACAAATCGAACGTGTTGGAATTTTATCGGACAGCCATGATAATTTGCCAGCAATTCGAGCGGCGGTGCGATTGTTTAACGATCGGAAAGTCGATTTGGTGATCCATGCGGGTGATTTAGTAGCTCCATTTACCGCAAAAGAGATGAAGCAACTGAATTGTCCCTTTAAAATAATCTTGGGGAATAATGATGGGGAGATCTTAGGGCTCTATCGCGTTTACGATGGCAAGGTTTATCAGCCTCCTTATCAATTTAAAGTCAATGAGAAAAGCGTATTAGTCCTTCATGATCCGATTTTGTTATCAGCTCTAAAAGAGACGGCAAAATTTGACCTCATCATTTATGGCCACGACCACACTGCTTCGATTACCCAAATGCCAAGCGGCACCATTGTGGTGAATCCTGGAGAATGTGGTGGTTGGTTGACTGGAAAGCATACCGTAGCAATTTGGGATGTCGTTACGCATCAGGTCGAACTAATCCAACTAACATTATGA
- a CDS encoding cupin domain-containing protein, which translates to MNNRAEKVSLDEMAKMIDNYWVPLDLFRVNDSIVRLVKIKGKYHWHRHSRQDELFIVLKGLLKINLTNHQVTIKPGEAFLVKRDTPHQSEADDETIVLLVEPHDIITKGD; encoded by the coding sequence ATGAATAACCGCGCAGAAAAAGTCTCACTTGACGAAATGGCAAAGATGATTGACAATTACTGGGTCCCGTTGGATCTGTTCCGAGTGAACGATTCGATCGTGCGGTTGGTAAAGATCAAAGGAAAATATCATTGGCATCGGCATTCTCGGCAGGATGAGCTGTTTATTGTACTGAAAGGCCTTTTGAAAATCAATCTCACAAATCACCAGGTGACCATCAAGCCAGGGGAGGCATTTTTGGTAAAACGAGATACACCTCACCAATCCGAAGCGGACGATGAGACCATTGTCTTGTTGGTCGAACCCCATGACATAATTACCAAAGGAGACTAA
- a CDS encoding M1 family aminopeptidase, with protein sequence MQSYRHMILAIVLSTVPTSWCQSESYWQQFVHYRIRASLDCNTHSIHAIEELEYHNLSPDTLTELFFHLYPNAFQKNSIMDREARAASVNIIQTDANLGWIKVDSIEVRDLSSNQKISFDDKIDDTILKINLNAKLLPGERLLIRMKFVTKIRQFLPAGGKGGYRGNHYEVSQWYPKICVYDKNGWNATPYHWLGEFYGEFGTFDVQLDLPASYIVGATGEVVYGDPGWRKAAIDSTGNAVSQITKISLTKAVINEAAPRRVVSFHAENVHDFVWIASPDYLYQAGKWNDVPIHILFQKSSKQVWYNTALTRAQQALTWLNDTIGKYPYPQLTLVEGVLFGGMEYPMVAVLGDVDLTLILHEICHNYFYGALANNEAKEGWLDEGLVTFLSDRLVRENAPRYMAKTTPSIPIRAAFIRNQFGQVSLDDIKLNSIYYYLYSGHQQPLSTPPWKLGNLFLYSYNIYAKPARIFAMLEYLLGRDGFDRMLKQYYQQWKFKHVDRFALQKVCEQISGQDLSWFFHQWIDQTKRIDYAITEVTTAKSGDGSWRTEFLIKRLGSGNMPIELMVVTELGDTLRQRWQNEQQNSTIFFNTHSKITDFQLDPGDVILDQNRLNNGRFTIKHYLYPDFPSMYYLPRDAYSAFWWPQLWYNNIDGAKIGVKLYGGYLNRYYVVRSRLWYGVRSKQVDFEIGYTMPWEWINENWWRHVYLIRAEGRAQLSLSANYVKSREIAGLENLNIKFGFAHQHVFDERYTDRIVLWDDQTIHVPEWDMGSINKFFFSYSNSTNPKNFPQYQYSVRAQISDQLWGSDFNYYRLAFEHQVVMGSIRSNRKLNVRNFLGFAISSQHRVPLQEQFGIAEANASQRFEHYYLSSPGSKPYWMALYLPGDGNLRGYFNKLIAGNQSLTSERIAAVNFELIQRNFQQLFPHQIKTLVQGIDLCLFFDVGRIWDVRLEHDFLMDAGIGWRFYQMIFGKQRTLRLELPLWLSRPRIDRFHPPESRWKFRWIISFE encoded by the coding sequence TTGCAAAGTTATCGGCACATGATTTTGGCGATCGTTCTGTCGACGGTCCCCACTTCTTGGTGCCAGAGCGAATCGTATTGGCAGCAGTTCGTCCACTATCGGATCCGCGCGAGTCTCGATTGCAACACCCACAGCATTCACGCCATTGAGGAATTGGAATATCATAACCTGTCCCCGGATACGCTTACCGAATTATTTTTTCATCTCTATCCCAATGCCTTTCAAAAAAACTCCATTATGGACCGCGAGGCCCGTGCTGCTTCGGTCAATATCATCCAAACGGATGCGAATCTAGGGTGGATCAAGGTTGATTCCATCGAGGTTCGTGATCTTAGTTCCAACCAAAAAATTTCCTTTGATGATAAGATCGATGATACTATTCTTAAGATAAATTTGAACGCAAAGCTATTGCCAGGTGAGCGATTGTTAATTCGAATGAAGTTCGTGACAAAGATCCGGCAATTCCTCCCCGCTGGGGGCAAAGGGGGTTATCGAGGCAATCATTATGAAGTTAGCCAATGGTATCCGAAAATCTGCGTCTATGATAAAAATGGATGGAATGCGACTCCGTACCACTGGTTGGGTGAATTTTATGGCGAGTTTGGGACTTTTGATGTCCAGCTTGATCTGCCCGCTTCATATATTGTCGGTGCTACGGGAGAAGTGGTGTATGGAGATCCTGGATGGCGTAAAGCCGCGATTGATTCGACTGGGAATGCGGTCTCACAAATTACCAAGATATCTTTGACCAAGGCAGTGATCAATGAAGCGGCTCCGCGACGGGTAGTGTCATTTCATGCTGAGAATGTCCACGATTTCGTATGGATCGCAAGCCCCGACTACTTATATCAGGCGGGAAAATGGAATGATGTCCCGATACATATTTTGTTTCAGAAAAGTTCTAAGCAGGTTTGGTACAATACTGCGCTAACTCGGGCACAGCAAGCCTTAACTTGGCTGAACGATACGATCGGAAAATATCCCTATCCTCAATTGACGCTTGTTGAGGGAGTTCTGTTTGGTGGCATGGAATATCCGATGGTTGCTGTGCTGGGCGATGTTGATTTAACCTTAATTTTGCATGAAATTTGTCATAATTATTTCTATGGGGCGTTGGCTAATAATGAAGCGAAAGAGGGTTGGCTGGATGAGGGACTGGTCACTTTTCTCAGTGATCGACTGGTTCGTGAAAATGCCCCTAGGTACATGGCCAAGACAACGCCTTCTATTCCTATTCGTGCCGCATTCATTCGCAACCAGTTCGGTCAAGTTTCCCTCGACGATATTAAATTGAACTCGATCTATTATTACCTTTACAGCGGGCATCAACAGCCGCTATCTACCCCCCCTTGGAAACTTGGAAATCTTTTTCTTTATAGCTATAACATCTACGCAAAACCCGCCAGGATCTTCGCAATGCTGGAGTATCTATTGGGCAGGGATGGTTTTGACCGCATGCTAAAACAGTACTATCAACAATGGAAGTTTAAACATGTTGATCGTTTTGCTTTGCAGAAAGTCTGCGAACAGATAAGTGGCCAAGACTTAAGCTGGTTCTTCCATCAATGGATCGATCAAACGAAGCGAATCGATTACGCGATTACCGAGGTGACAACAGCTAAATCGGGCGATGGGAGCTGGCGGACAGAGTTCTTGATTAAGCGACTTGGCTCAGGCAACATGCCGATCGAACTAATGGTTGTGACTGAGTTAGGGGATACGCTGCGCCAACGCTGGCAGAATGAGCAGCAAAACAGCACGATTTTCTTCAATACCCATTCAAAAATTACAGACTTCCAATTGGACCCTGGCGACGTTATTCTGGATCAAAATCGTTTGAATAATGGCCGATTCACGATCAAACATTATCTTTATCCCGATTTTCCCAGCATGTATTACCTTCCCAGAGATGCGTATTCTGCGTTTTGGTGGCCCCAGCTATGGTATAATAATATCGATGGAGCAAAAATTGGCGTGAAATTGTATGGTGGCTATCTGAATCGATATTATGTTGTCAGAAGCCGCTTGTGGTATGGCGTTCGCTCCAAACAAGTTGATTTCGAAATCGGGTATACGATGCCCTGGGAATGGATCAATGAGAATTGGTGGCGCCACGTTTATCTCATCAGAGCCGAAGGTCGGGCTCAACTGTCTCTAAGCGCCAATTATGTGAAGAGCCGTGAAATCGCTGGGCTGGAGAACCTCAATATTAAGTTCGGCTTTGCGCACCAGCATGTTTTCGACGAGCGATACACGGATCGGATTGTTCTCTGGGATGACCAAACGATTCATGTACCCGAGTGGGATATGGGATCGATCAACAAATTTTTCTTCTCATACAGCAATTCCACCAACCCAAAAAACTTTCCCCAATATCAATATTCAGTTCGCGCACAAATTTCAGATCAATTATGGGGCAGCGATTTCAATTATTATCGTTTAGCGTTTGAGCATCAGGTGGTCATGGGGAGCATCAGAAGTAATAGGAAGTTGAATGTAAGAAATTTTTTGGGCTTTGCCATATCATCACAGCATCGGGTTCCGCTTCAGGAACAGTTCGGCATTGCTGAAGCCAATGCAAGCCAACGTTTCGAACATTATTACTTGAGCTCCCCCGGTTCGAAGCCTTATTGGATGGCCTTATACCTCCCTGGGGATGGAAATCTGAGGGGTTATTTCAATAAGCTCATTGCAGGTAACCAGTCGCTTACTTCTGAGCGAATTGCAGCGGTGAATTTTGAACTGATTCAGCGGAATTTTCAACAACTGTTCCCCCACCAAATTAAAACGCTTGTTCAGGGCATTGATCTTTGTCTGTTTTTTGATGTCGGTAGGATCTGGGACGTGAGGCTGGAGCATGATTTTTTAATGGATGCCGGGATAGGTTGGCGCTTTTATCAAATGATTTTTGGAAAACAGCGGACTCTCCGCTTGGAGCTGCCCCTGTGGCTGAGTCGCCCCCGCATCGACCGCTTTCATCCACCTGAATCCCGCTGGAAATTCCGTTGGATAATCAGTTTTGAATAA
- the rfaE1 gene encoding D-glycero-beta-D-manno-heptose-7-phosphate kinase, translating to MIKISVDRLEWFFEQFKEKKILVIGDLMLDRYVWGVVNRISPEAPVPVVEVTNEFIRLGGAANVANNLASLGASPIPIGVVGNDVEGQQLIELMRTLKFATDWIAIDDSRPTVVKTRIIANDQHVVRADRESRISINSSIMNKILHAINCNIQDVDAIILEDYNKGLLSKELIGEIIAIAKQHQKIITVDPKFDNFFEYKNVTLFKPNRKEAEAALGIKIGSIDQVEQACRLMMDRLACEVVLMTLGDQGMCLLTSRGEFNQIPTKARKVHDVSGAGDTVIGTLTLVLASGGELKEAVTLANHAAGVVCGEVGVVPIEPEKLRESLAEST from the coding sequence ATGATCAAAATATCAGTTGATCGATTGGAATGGTTTTTTGAGCAATTTAAAGAAAAAAAGATTCTGGTAATTGGCGATTTAATGTTGGATCGCTATGTTTGGGGGGTGGTAAATCGAATTTCGCCAGAAGCACCTGTTCCAGTCGTCGAGGTGACCAATGAGTTCATTCGTCTGGGAGGTGCGGCCAATGTCGCTAATAATCTTGCTTCCCTGGGCGCTTCTCCAATTCCCATCGGAGTGGTTGGCAATGATGTGGAAGGACAGCAGCTAATCGAACTGATGAGAACACTCAAGTTTGCAACGGATTGGATAGCGATCGATGATTCTCGCCCCACGGTCGTAAAGACACGAATCATAGCCAACGACCAACATGTGGTCCGAGCGGATCGTGAAAGCCGGATATCGATTAATTCTTCCATAATGAACAAGATTCTGCATGCAATCAATTGCAATATTCAAGATGTGGATGCCATTATTCTTGAAGATTATAACAAAGGTTTGTTGAGCAAGGAACTCATTGGCGAAATAATTGCAATAGCCAAGCAGCATCAGAAAATTATCACTGTTGATCCGAAATTCGACAATTTTTTTGAGTATAAAAATGTAACGCTATTCAAACCCAATCGAAAGGAAGCAGAGGCGGCGTTGGGTATCAAGATTGGCTCAATTGATCAGGTGGAGCAAGCGTGTCGCCTCATGATGGATCGCTTGGCCTGTGAAGTTGTCTTAATGACTCTTGGCGATCAAGGAATGTGCTTATTGACCTCGAGAGGAGAATTTAACCAAATTCCAACCAAAGCTCGAAAAGTTCATGATGTATCTGGTGCAGGCGATACCGTAATTGGGACGCTAACCCTGGTGCTGGCTTCTGGCGGTGAATTGAAAGAAGCAGTGACATTGGCGAACCATGCTGCTGGAGTGGTTTGCGGTGAGGTGGGCGTTGTGCCTATTGAACCAGAAAAGCTAAGAGAATCGCTGGCTGAGAGCACATAG